The following is a genomic window from Labeo rohita strain BAU-BD-2019 chromosome 11, IGBB_LRoh.1.0, whole genome shotgun sequence.
CAACGTGTGTGTTGTAGCACAGCTACCGTTGCACATCTCAGTCTGTAGCATGTTTACTTGATGCTGAAGGAGATGTTTATACAGCACAACCTGCTGACAGATATTAGGTAGCTCACAACTGGATGGCGACGCATCGAGGTCCAGTATGAAACACGATACGTCTGCGCTTCAGTAACCGTGACCGGAGGCTCATAGGAGAGAGCCTTCATTATGTACCTTAGCTGTATCATCGTCCTGTCGATCATCTCCACTTCTCGAGACTGATATTTTGTGGCTTTTTCTAAACACTCGTGATCCTGTAAGTGTTGCGCAATGGCGGGTGTTGGGGTCAGTGTGCTGGCGCGGGGTCAGCTGCCGTCTGCTTCCTCCAACTCCTCACCCACTGATCCTGATGCCCGGGGATGCTCCAACGGGGACTTCATGGACTCCTTTGGCATCTTCCTGCAGGGCCTGCTGGGAGTGGTGGCCTTCAGCACCCTTATGTGTAAGTATGGGGTAACcatcttcattttaaattttaaagctggtccaataaatgaaaatttgctcaaaaaatgcatttacccTCAGGCCATACAAGAGGAAGATGAGcttgtttcttgatttgaagaGATTTAGAGATATTTAGCATTACTTGCTAAGCAATAGACATACTGTAGTGATTGGGtactgtcagaatgagagtctaaacagctgacaAAACATCTCAGTAATgtctccagtccatcagttaacatcttgggGTGCGAAAAGCTGTGTGCTTGtcataaatttattattaagacAATGTTGTGATGCTTTCCAGTGCCAAGTGTTTCCTCAAATATAATCAGATAAAGAACAAACTCGTCTGCATCTTGGATGGACTGAGATTCAGTGCAAATATTCgggtaaaatattaatttaaagacTGCATGAAATGAAAACTAAACACATATATTTTCTGAATGTTGTAGATCTTTCTGTGAAGAAGTAGTCTGtgtcttatattttttttaaataaaaaatcttgatCTTAATATTTAAGGAAAATGTCATAACTATACCTTACAGAGAAAACAACACTTCTCTCTGGTAGCGTATTCAGGACTTGTCCAATCTTTTAGTCCACTTAAACTCATCCCTTGCATTCATCTGCCTCCGCTTTTAACGCACAACAGTCACATCTCTATGTGTACTTCTATTTTATTGCAACATTAAAGGGACCAGTTCAGGTTGACTCATTGTAGATTTAAGGGTTTGGTCCTAGAAGTGCGCAGGTCAAGGCATGTTTGTGAATCCTGAAATGCACCGCTGCACCTGTAAGCTCACCACTGTCAACCTGACACAGTACTTTAAAGGCTGTAAGTGAGCACATTTAAAGGGTTCGTAGTGTTAGATCTTTGGTTTTTTGCTTGGCCACACCATCTCATATCTTCTTAGGTTTTTGGTCTTTGGGCTTGTGTGTgcttgcatacatttctagcaTGTCTCATTGACACAAAAGAATCTGTGTCGGAATAACTTAAGAGATGTTCATACCAAGAAGAATGACTATGActagttttaaaaaatcattctgaataGAGTGGAGtccaaaatacaattataacaataacaacactgaggAATGATTTCGTTGAGATCACTTTGAGACTAATCTGATTTTTGCATGGatcattttgtgtttgtatgcAGAGGAGAACTTCTcacagcaataataaaaaaaaaagaatagactTTAATAAAGCATGCTTTAAAGTTAAATGGTTTTATCCCTGATCAAGTGACTCAAgatgtatggaagcccatttccgccactgagtaaaacataaaaaaaaaggtaattgcgacttcttatctcacaattctgactctgaCTTCTTACATCTAGCAGTTCTAACTCTCAGAATTTTAAAGtcttgcaagatataaacttgcaaatctgactgtTTCTCAGAACTTCATGATAAAACctcagttgcgagttataaagtcagaattgtgaaacgaaaactcgtaattctgaaaaataaagtcagaattgagatagaATAAGTAAGATGAaaatgagggggaaaaaattaaaattgcgtgatataaactcacaattctgactttttttcctcagaattgtgagatattaacatgcggaattgccagatataacttgtaaatcttttttttctcagaacttaatgatataaattcaacaattgcgagttatccagaactgtgaaatgaaaactcgcaattttgagaaataaagtcagaattgaaataagatttaaaaaaattctcagaattgtgagatgtaaatgtGCAGTTCTGAggaatgaagtcagaattgcaagatataaactcgcaaatctgacttttttctcagaactgcgaggaaaaaatgtcagaattgcgagatataaactcacatttacaagaaaaaagtcagaattgcaagataaaaattcacagtttatatcaagcaattctgagaaaaaaagtctggcAGTTctgattttctcacaaatataaagtttatatctcgcaagtctgactttataactgcaaatgcgagtttatatataaaaagtcagaattgtgagatcaaaAAGTTACaataacattcaaaaaaaaatttattctgtagcagaaacgggcttccagaGATCACCCAACTCTTAGATCTGTTTAATTTTTCTTGGTGTGaacatactatatatatatatatatatatatatatagatatagatacagatatatatatatagatatatatagatacagatatatatatatatatatatatatatagatactgatatatatatatatatatatatatatatatatatagatgtgtatatatagatatagatatatagatgtatgtgtatatatatatatatatatatatatatcatagcTCCATACGCTAGATAAAACACTACAACAGTCTAAAAGAACAGGGTAAACCAGTGAAATATATGAGATGTGTGAAATTGTAAGTTGTGAGTCATCTCTTCTCATTGGTTTTGCGAGCTGTAATTGTAAAGAGAGGATTGTGTTCAGGGGACACATAGTTAATAGctgtacacaaacaaacagccaTTGTGTTAAACAGGCTGCCCTttatttgtgtgaactattgGGTCACGTTTGGCAACTAGCGGTTTCCACAGCCGAAAAAGCAGCAATTCTCActtcttttttaaaagcaacactgcatttgtttttgtctttattacGGTCCTCTCTGTTtacagttgtttttgttgtcagaatctaaaaatgtatttaaaaacattaaattcagtTCATTTATTACATCACTTCTATGGATTTTAAAAGGTTCGtatactcaaaaataaaaactctgtcattaattactcaccctcatgtcgttccaaacccgtaagacctttgttcaccttcaaaacacaaattgagatatttttaatgaaattcaagctttctgaccctgcatagacagcagtgacacgttaaaggcccagaaaggcagtaaggacattgttaaaatagtccatgtgacatcagtggttcatccttaattttgtgaagctacgagaatatgttttgtgtggaaagaaaacaaaaataacgactttattcaacatttctTCTTTTACATGTTCGTGAGAGTAGCACAACGCATGACACAGAAAAGCAGtagttgttgaataaagtcattttctttgcacacaaaaactattctcatagcttcataaaattaacgttgagggttagtaattaatgacagaattttcattattagGTGAACTAACCCTCTAATGTGCCAATTAAATTTGTattgatatttaaaagaatgaaaatttaaaaagaaaaccctCAGGTGATTTGGTGGAATCTTTTATTAGTATTTCTAAGGGAAAAAAGATCTTGTAATGAATATTTTAGTTGGTGTTTTTACAGGTTTTGTTTTGCGTTTGAGTGCAGAAATCTCTTTAAACCCGTGATGAAGCAGTTCCCCATTCAGCTCTTCCCCTTTTGAAATGTTAATGTCGTGTATCATTTATTGACCACTGTGTTTTCATAGCACTATATGTGATAGAGCCAGGAAAGAGTTTTTAGCATCAGCCCTTCTCCCATGTGGCAGACGTTATTGATCACCCCATTTTTCCTGCTACCAATATGAAAGCTTCTGTTTCCTCTCCACAGTGAAACGCTTCAGGGAGCCCAAGCACGAACGGAGACCCTGGAGAATCTGGTAAACCGCCATTTTGTGTCATTAGCAAGCACTAGCTACTTAAAACACATGCACGGTCAATGCTGCACACCACTGACCAGAGATCTGTCTAGCGGCCCTCTGTAGCCCCGTTCCCCTCGTGACTTAACGGTGAGTTCTAACCAGGTCTCCTCCCTCTCACCGTCCCCTCCTCCCCTTCACCTCTCTCAGGTTTCTGGACACCTCCAAACAGGCCATAGGGATGCTGTTCATTCACTTTGCCAATGTCTACCTGTCTGACCTCACAGAGGAGGACCCATGTTCACTGTGAGTCTGTGTGTGCGTCGTCGTTTCGATGTTTCCCCCACACATCGTTGTACTTCCCGTAGTGTTTTGTATATgtgttttttacatatttattattagctGTGCTCAGTGTCTAACTccctgtatgtttttttttttcttttcttgcagATACTTGATCAACTTCCTTTTGGATGCGACACTGGGCATGCTGGTGATCTATGGCGGCGTGAAGGCCGTTAGCGCTGTGGTTGAATGGAGACAGTGGGATTCGCTGCGTTTTGGAGAGTATGGTATGAGCCTTAACAATAATTGTTAGAAGTAAATTGAAAATCTAGTGGGAACCGTGAGTTAATTAAGGACTAGACGCTTCCACTGAGCTTCTTTATGTGAATGTGGCCTCGTATAAAGAGGGCAGTCCTCAGacttatgaatgggaaattgaatcagcCCTTTTTATTCATTACCATTGTTCGATTTGTGTTCATTGAAggaaattaatttgaaattatgATTATGAAATCTTGTTCTTCACAGGCTGTCTGAAACCAAACAATAAGTCTAATCAATGATTTAacagtgtttttatataaagCTTCCTTCAGAAGAAACTAGTTAGACTATCTTTCAAGGCACTGCAATGTCATGTAAAGGTGGTGAATTAATTTAGATGAGAGTCTTTTAACCAGTTCAACCAACCAGTTTCTTGTTTCGGTCAACCACAACTTCacggggcagccgtggcctaatgtttagggagtcgggcttgtaaactgaaaggttgcaggttcgagtcccaggtcccagagcacaaattccgagtaagggtcaccatacttggccacacgtcacgtcgGTCACATACAGGGTTGTATGCCTCATAGGCAGTGCATTGATGACATCTATGATGATTAATGAacaggaaattatgttttcaagCAGTGATTGTTAACCTTTTTCACTCCAGGGCCTTCCATAACAATATTCAAAGACCCCGTGATTATGCGATTTACCAAACAAggattttaaaagttatttacgattttattagtttatatgACTTTCCAGGTCTATGGCCATGGGAATCCtggttcttaaaaaaaaaaaaataataatactgaattaaaatgagatcaaatctcaatttttagatttttaaggttttaatgcttttgtcttattttaaagtCAATTTGGGGCACTCTTTGGAGGATTGCTCGAGCTCGCTGGTTAAAAACTACTGTTTTGAAGTGACTTATTTCTAATGTTTACACACAGGTGAGCCGGTTCAGTGCAGTGCCTGGGCGGGTCAGTGTGCTCTCTACATTCTTATCATGATGTTTGAGAAGGTCATGATCATGTTGGTCCTCCTTATTCCACAATGGAAGAAGGTCAGTCAAGTGTCCAAATACTAATGGATGTTGAACTGTGGTTTGTGGTTCGTGTTCTGAACTTACTCACATGTTTGGAGataatttattatcataataCTGCTTTAGTAACTTGCAGTTAaagagtagttcacccaaaaactaatattgtgtcattaattactctcatgtcattcaaaactCGTAAagccttcattcatcttcgaaaaacaaattaagatatgtttgatgaaatcatagctttctgaccctgcacagacagcaacacaactgacacgttcaagacctagaaaggtagtaaggacattgttataatagtccatgtgacatctgtggttcaaccgtaactttatgaagctacaagaatagcggctttatttaacaatttcttctcatGCACAAGGGTCGTCATTCTGACGTAGAACCCAGATGTGCTGCACCTTGTTTGCAAGAAGATAAAGATGCATGCTGTacataaaatagtttttgtaaacatgtctgaagatttaatttttttttgcttgtccttacttatttgaacctgAATATGTAGACAGTGAACTAAGAGAGATGCACATGCGTTGCAATACTCTCATTAATgagcatcgaagactgacacggaagagaagaaattgtctAATAAATTGCTTTctttgcaaacaaaaagtattcttgtagcttcataaaattacagttgaaccactgatgtcacatggactatttcaacaattttatgaagttacaagcactttttgtgtgcaaagataacaaaaatgaagactttatttaacagtttcttctcttatgtgtcagtcttcaacacacattcacaagagtaccacaatgcatgACAAGATgttgttgaataaattaatttttgttttctttgcgcacaaaaagtattttcatagcttcataaaattaagaatgAACCACTGTCACTTGGACTGTCACTtgatgatgtccttactacctttctgggccttgaacgtgtcggttgcgttgctgtttatggagcatcagaaagctctcggatttcatcaaaaatatctaaatttggtCTTACGGGTTAATATTCCACCCacaatgaaaattgtcattaaattCTGGTTATAATTCTTTGGATTATGATGTATTTGattggtgtttgtgtgtgttggaCAGCTGGCTACGCTCAACCCCATAACAAACCCTCATCTGGAGCTAGCTATCGTCATGCTAATCGTCCCGTTTTTCGTCAACGTAAGTGAAAACCCTTTATATATCCTATCAtgttaccattcaaaagtttgggtgagtataatttttttgttgttgttgttgttgtttttgaaaaaagtctcttatgcttaccaaggctgcttttattgatcaaatatacagtaaaaacagtaatattgttaaatattgtgttttaaaaaaaacattattattgttgaaaacagttgtgctgattttgtgtgtgtgtgtgtgtgtgcgcgtgtaaacgatttaaataaaaaaattcagcattctttgaaagttaaaaaatagaaatgttttgtaacataaatcttatttactatcacttttgatcaatttaatgcattcttgctgaataaaagtaaaaaaaatcgtactgacctCAGacttgaatggtagtgtacttGCATCCTTACATTGGTTAAatgtgatgatttttggcatttttaatgtagtgatttgtatatatttttgctacATGTTGCTATATTTGTACATAACTCTGTATTTTTCCTTCCTTGTGGCTTGCTTCTTATACAAAGAAAATGTGGCTTGCGTGCtctaaaccttttatgcaaaTTTATATGACAGGTGGTTCTGTCATTGTTGTAACACGTCTGTTTATCTGACTGCTTGCCCTTGTTTGTGTATGTATCCAGGCTCTGATGTTCTGGGTGGTAGATAACTTCCTTATGAAGAAGGGCAGAACAAAAGCCAAACTGGAGGAGAGGGAAGCAGAAGATGACCCTCGTGGCAACAACAAAGTGCGCTATAGACGTGCACTGTCACATGATGACTCTGAATCAGAAGTAAGTTACTTGTACtgaatcaatttaatgtgaCAGCAGAAAGCTAGAATGATTATTCCTAGGGATGTCAAttgaatttaactttaattgAACAAGAACTGCAAGCAGTTACACAGGGCCAAGCAAGCTACGCAACCTACCTTCCTGCCTGCCTGCATCTCTCCATCCAATCATGCAAGCAGGGAAGTAAGTTAGACAAAAAATATCTAcaattgagcaattgaggtgttgtgttgctggatgcaataatgaacgtagtggtcatcatttactcccgacatctgagccgctgaagatgcagtggattacatttgtttgtgaatggaatgtgcctcccgatctacataaatgcatttatgttcGTGGAAATCATTCgtaatccagcttcacttatagcagaagtagtataaggtttttttttaatgaatctttgcgatcgcctttcctaataacatgctagttagcaagtgtAGCGGATAagcgtggctaaagtaaactggctcgtcactccacagagagaagagaggggcggggcgggcagagctcattaacatttaaagcagcctcgaccagaataggatgatttttgcagagctgattttggcaaggtaaaaagggtgttgtgttacactactattgagaatttttagccaaagtatattatagacttttcattaagaccctaaagaatcatatcaacttgtgtaaAATGGGCAGTCGATGACCCCTTTATGTCTGGGTTGTATCAAGGCATGTTTTGAATAGTCAGGAACAACTCTAAAATCAAGGCATTTATTAaccaaatttaaaagtgcttgAACACTTGTTTAAGTAACCATGGGGAAATTATCCACTATATTTTTCAATGTgcgttcataattaaaataatacataaaaataaaatggtaagacacacc
Proteins encoded in this region:
- the stimate gene encoding store-operated calcium entry regulator STIMATE — encoded protein: MAGVGVSVLARGQLPSASSNSSPTDPDARGCSNGDFMDSFGIFLQGLLGVVAFSTLMLKRFREPKHERRPWRIWFLDTSKQAIGMLFIHFANVYLSDLTEEDPCSLYLINFLLDATLGMLVIYGGVKAVSAVVEWRQWDSLRFGEYGEPVQCSAWAGQCALYILIMMFEKVMIMLVLLIPQWKKLATLNPITNPHLELAIVMLIVPFFVNALMFWVVDNFLMKKGRTKAKLEEREAEDDPRGNNKVRYRRALSHDDSESEILFSADDEMEDSDGDDDVRRLTGLKPVKKKKHRLGIPV